A single Triticum dicoccoides isolate Atlit2015 ecotype Zavitan chromosome 2A, WEW_v2.0, whole genome shotgun sequence DNA region contains:
- the LOC119352189 gene encoding uncharacterized protein LOC119352189, giving the protein MAIHLLAFMAAKGFVQVFQVSAPLLWPLNLWLPLPRNLPEVCVVVCSALAAHVAWLRRAYARRGSRSRDDDDSELHRQALVDASAY; this is encoded by the coding sequence atggcgatccACCTGCTGGCGTTCATGGCGGCCAAGGGGTTCGTGCAGGTGTTCCAGGTCTCGGCGCCGCTGCTGTGGCCGCTCAACCTCTGGCTGCCCCTCCCGCGCAACCTGCCGGAGGTCTGCGTCGTCGTCTGCAGCGcgctcgccgcccacgtcgcctggCTGCGCCGCGCCTACGCCCGCCGCGGCTCCCGAAGCCGCGACGACGACGACAGCGAGCTCCACCGCCAGGCGCTCGTCGACGCCTCCGCGTACTGA
- the LOC119352190 gene encoding uncharacterized protein LOC119352190, producing MVVHVVLLAVPAVGGFMQAFKFSVLLWPFNITLPLLRHLPRVCLTLRAAAAHYDAELRAYLTARRTVPLPEPGYSTLRGAQRRTREQLAAHAMIALVDISY from the coding sequence ATGGTGGTGCACGTGGTGCTCCTCGCCGTGCCGGCGGTCGGCGGGTTCATGCAGGCGTTCAAGTTCTCGGTCCTGCTCTGGCCGTTCAACATCACGCTGCCGCTGCTCCGCCACCTGCCGCGCGTCTGCCTCACGCTCAGGGCCGCCGCGGCGCACTACGACGCCGAGCTGCGAGCGTACCTCACCGCCCGCCGGACGGTGCCGCTGCCGGAGCCGGGGTACTCCACCCTCCGCGGCGCGCAGAGGCGCACCCGTGAGCAGCTCGCCGCGCACGCCATGATCGCCCTCGTCGACATCTCCTACTGA
- the LOC119352191 gene encoding uncharacterized protein LOC119352191 → MVVHVVLLAVPAVGGFMQAFKFSVLLWPFNITLPLLRHLPRVCLTLRAAAAHYDAELRAYLTGRWMVPLPEPGYSTFRGAQRSTREQLAAHAMIALVDISY, encoded by the coding sequence ATGGTGGTGCACGTGGTGCTCCTCGCCGTGCCGGCGGTCGGCGGGTTCATGCAGGCGTTCAAGTTCTCGGTCCTGCTCTGGCCGTTCAACATCACGCTGCCGCTGCTCCGACACCTGCCGCGCGTCTGCCTCACGCTCAGGGCCGCCGCGGCGCACTACGACGCCGAGCTGCGCGCGTACCTCACCGGCCGCTGGATGGTGCCGCTGCCGGAGCCGGGGTACTCGACCTTTCGCGGCGCGCAGAGGAGCACTCGTGAGCAGCTCGCCGCGCACGCCATGATCGCCCTCGTCGACATCTCCTACTGA